A region of the Bradysia coprophila strain Holo2 unplaced genomic scaffold, BU_Bcop_v1 contig_232, whole genome shotgun sequence genome:
GTTGGATAGTGAGGACACTTACCGTGCTGTCAATTTGGACGATGTTGTTGTGGAACCGAAAGCTCCGTTCGGAAAGAGTCTAGTCAATAAGGTGGCGCAACTGAATCTTAGCTGCGATTGGGTTAAGTTGTCAATGTTGAGGAGCAATTGACGAAATAGATTGTATGAACACTGTGGAACatcttttctttgtttctttaCGATAATGTCTCACGCAGGTCGAGAGACTTGAGAAAGCATATGAACCGCCGAAGGTGATGGATtagggttattttcgacaagaGTGAGATTTTCCAacgttggttcctaaattttgggatgacagacgattcctctggcacttcataacttccatcggattttttgatgaagttgggttattttcggcatgagtgaggtgttccaacgttggttcctaaattttgggatgacatgATTCCTCTgtcacttcctaacttccattggaCTCTTTGATGAagttgggttattttcgacatgaatgagaggttccaaggttggttcctaaattttgggatgacagatgattcctctgtcacttcctaacttccatcggattttttgatgaagttgggttattttcggcatgagtgaggtgttccaacgttggttcctaaattttgggatgactcCTCtagcactacctaacttccattggaCTCTTTGATGAagttgggttattttcgacatgaatgagaggttccaaggttggttcctaaattttgggatgacagatgattcctctgtcacttcctaacttccatcggatttttcgatggatttgagttattttcgacatgagtgaggtgttccaacgttggttcctaaattttgggatgactcctctggcactacctaacttccatcggactCTTTGATGAAGTTGGGTTATTTTCggcatgagtgaggtgttccaacgttggttcctaaattttgggatgacatgATTCCTCTgtcacttcctaacttccattggaCTCTTTGATGAagttgggttattttcgacatgaatgagaggttccaaggttggttcctaaattttgggatgacagatgattcctctgtcacttcctaacttccatcggatttttcgatggatttgagttattttcgacatgagtgaggtgttccaacgttggttcctaaattttgggatgactcCTCtagcactacctaacttccattggaCTCTTTGATGAagttgggttattttcgacatgaatgagaggttccaaggttggttcctaaattttgggatgacagatgattcctctgtcacttcctaacttccatcggatttttcgatggatttgagttattttcgacatgagtgaggtgttccaacgttggttcctaaattttgggatgacagacgATTCCTCTgtcacttcctaacttccatcggatttttcgatggatttgagttattttcgacatgagtgaggtgttccaacgttggttcctaaattttgggatgacagatgactcctctggcactacctaactactaacttccatcggactCTTTGATGAagttgggttattttcgacatgaatgagaggttccaaggttggttcctaaatttggggatgacagatgattcctctgtcacttcctaacttccatcggatttttcgatggatttgagttattttcgacatgagtgaggtgttccaacgttggctcctaaattttgggatgacagatgactcctctggcactacctaactcctaacttccatcggactCTTTGATGAagttgggttattttcgacatgaatgagaggttccaaggttggttcctaaattttgggatgacagacgATTCCTCTgtcacttcctaacttccatcggatttttcgatggatttaagttattttcgacatgagtgaggtgttccaaggttggttcctaaatttggggatgacagatgattcctctgtcacttcctaacttccatcggatttttcgatggatttgagttattttcgacatgagtgaggtgttccaacgttggttcctaaattttgggatgacagacgATTCCTCTgtcacttcctaacttccatcggatttttcgatggatttgagttattttcgacatgagtgaggtgttccaacgttggttcctaaattttgggatgacagatgattcctctgtcacttcctaacttccatcggatttttcgatggatttgagttattttcgacatgagtgaggtgttccaacgttggttcctaaattttgggatgacagatgactcctctggcactacctaactcctaacttccatcggactCTTTGATGAAGtagggttattttcgacatgaatgAGAGGttacaaggttggttcctaaattttgtaaaatttgctttttaaaattttttgggttcatcttgtgttgataaaacttttgcggaCGGGcacagaatgcgtcaccctcagcgatataagttattttgtaagtaagatacctgcgtcacatttaccctttaagggttttttgactgatatctgattacaatggaaaacacaGCAGAATTGTCGATCCcttcaacgcaaaattgcccGTGTGTTTTTGGCGTAACGCACTACAATGAATATTAAAGAAACTCCGCCCATTTCCGCAACACTTTCTACgcaacaacaaattttattttagacaAACTATCGTTCACATTACCATCCAGCCATCCCTCAATTATATCTCCAGACTTAACTGCCCCGAATCCGTCCGGTGTACCCGTTAAAATCACATCGTTCGCTTCCAATGTCATAAAACTGGAGACAAATGCAATCAGTTGCGGTATCTTGAAGATCATCTTACTTGTGCTGTCATTTTGCTTGATCACACCATTAACGCTGGCTGTTAATTGGAGATCGTGCGGATTTTGTATGCACGCTTTCGGTATGAATGCTCCAATCGGGCAAGCTCCATCGAACGATTTGGAGACAGTCCATGGCAGGCCTTTTGAAATTGACGATTTCTAATCgaatgaaagaatttttgatttgttaatTAGATGGACAGgcattttgttgtttcattaAGGCCGGGCTTAAGgcttaacctggccttaagagaattcaaatgaaaattcaccaGAATTTCTTTTGCTGTCATATCTAACGCTAGGGCATATCCTGCCACATAATCCATAGCATCCGTTGCGGACACATAACGAGCTGATTTTCCGATTACAACGGCCAGCTCTAGTTCGTAATAGATTACACCGAGGTTACGAGGTAACTacaagagaagaaaaaacatgaaaaacttgacaaaagaattttcatcaGGGCGTTACGTGAATCAAACTGCCTTCCGACAAATACGATGAGGCTGGCTTAAGAAAAATAATCGGATCATCAGGGCTGGATCCACTCGCAACTACTTTCGATAGATCGGTTTTGTGCCAACTGAAAGTTAAATGGTTCAAACATAAATGCATCTTGTAAAAGTCAATTGGCTGTGTACACTGTTGGGTAGGTCACGTGAAAACAGATACGCACCCCCAAGACACTCCAATAACAGGCACaaaaacagaatttaaataagaGGCCTACATGACGCGTCAAATAACGCATTAAAGTTAACAACATTTCGTGCGTTCTTCCTAACTTTTCCTCATTAGTCGGTATGCCAACTTTCAAGTCTGTAGGACTTTCCGTCTGGGCTCCTATAGagagacaaacaaacagacaaacatgaaactttatattatagataTGCAACTGCGTTACTgacgttccatacaaaataagagacctaaaaaatctgttcttgtgTGTGCCTGTTATTGGAGTGTGCGTTGTGATAATTTGGCGAGGGGAGGCGACAtttctacacggtcaatatcgtcaggaacgataatGTCACTTTTTGAACAATAACATCGTTTTTTCGATGATAAAATCGTCcatgatgaaaatatccgctggatgatattatcgttattatCATTTTCTGTACGactttatcgttttttggacgatgaT
Encoded here:
- the LOC119075792 gene encoding acylpyruvase FAHD1, mitochondrial-like, producing the protein MYRHVRFTLILLALSALNAAVIDPSEKSSHNLYCQVFQSNDFGGESFQIAQSQKINNFALLTESWTDVGSNHTDQFYSFKLPASIPAGTNCVVKSCTEENFGGNCTVFKLSQERIQPYRLKSFECNCFNVDEDKIVENEKATDVHINGQASMKQVCDDGDYSTFTNFTTIGKTIVGVGRNYIWHKTDLSKVVASGSSPDDPIIFLKPASSYLSEGSLIHLPRNLGVIYYELELAVVIGKSARYVSATDAMDYVAGYALALDMTAKEILKSSISKGLPWTVSKSFDGACPIGAFIPKACIQNPHDLQLTASVNGVIKQNDSTSKMIFKIPQLIAFVSSFMTLEANDVILTGTPDGFGAVKSGDIIEGWLDGNVNDSLSKIKFVVA